GGGCCCGGAGTGAGGGAATGCTGGGGAGGGAAAGGCTGAGACCTGTTCCTGAGACTCACAGGGAGGCTAGGTTCAAACAGGAGCTGGGGGAGTCTTAGGCAGCACACTGAGTGTCCCTTCCCACAGATGCCCCTGGCTCAGGACGAGTGGGAACGACCACGATCAGAATTCGTCCTTCGGAGAAAGCTGGGTGAAGGCTTCTTCGGGGAGGTGTGGGAAGGCCTGTGGCTGGGCTCTATGCCTGTGGCGGTGAAGGTTATCAAATCAGGTGAGGCCTTGCTACCAGGCTTGGGCAGCACTGCCCTCTGACCCCGGAGcctggggcagtggtggccaAGCATGGTCCTGGAGCGGCATCCTTTCCACAGCTGACATGAAACTGGCAGACCTCACCAAGGAGATTGAGGCGCTGAAGAGCTTGAGGCACGAGCGACTGATCCGGCTGCACGCCATATGCTCCCTGGGTGAACCCGTGTACATCGTTACTGAACTCATGGGCAAGGGCAACCTGCAGGTCTACCTGGGCAGTGAGTGAAAACCCTCCCCGAAATCACCCTGCAGCGGCCACATCTGCCAGCCCTCATGATAGCATTCAAGCCCTGGGTCCACCAAACAGAATCTTTAGGCCTTTAGAAGGGACACATGTGGCCCAGGATGCAGACATCTGGTCCTACTGAGCCTCTGATCGGCGGCAGAGGCATTTGAGGCCAAGGGTCTGGGCCAGGCCTACATTTGGCTACCTTGGGGGTAGTCTGGGTTAAGTACTATCTCTCTTGGGGGTCCAGGGAGGTGCCAAGAAGCAGCTTGCACTGGGGCCTTTGGTGAGGGCAGGACtccctttttcattttgttcttcgcCTGCTGGGCCTTAGCAGGTGGTGCTGTTCTCACTTCCTCCGAGATGGGAGGGGGGAGCTAAGGCACAGAGGAAGATTGTGTGCCTGTATGCACTTGTCTTACTGGCTATCAGCCTGTGCCCTCAGGAGTTCCgccaccccacccctctctctgcaGGCCCTGAGGGAAAGGCCCTGAACCTGCCTCACCTACTGGGGTTTGCCTGCCAGGTAGCTGAGGGCATGAGCTACCTGGAGGAACGACGTGTTGTTCACCGGGACTTGGCCGCCAGGAACGTGCTCGTGGGTGATGACCTCACCTGCAAGGTAGCTGATTTTGGCCTGGCCAGGCTGCTCAAGGTCAGTGGGGCTCTAGGCTCCTAACCCCGGCAGAGGGGAAGGCATTACTCTGAGTTCCCCACCATTACCCTCATCCCCAGGATGATGTCTACTCCCCAAGCAGTGGCTCCAAGATCCCTGTCAAGTGGACAGCACCGGAGGCAGCTAACTACCGTGTCTTCTCCCAGAAGTCAGATGTCTGGTCCTTTGGCATCTTGCTGTATGAGGTCTTCACTTATGGCCAGTGTCCCTATGAAGGTGAGCTGTCTGAGAGGCAACTATAATTCATCATAGCAAGTTTAGTCAGAGGGAGGTAGCCTGGGGTCCTCCCTGAGAGAAGAGATATACCCTGCCCCGGGAGTCACTTATCCCCAAAGATAACCTGGATAGGGGCTGGAGAACCAGCACAGACTGGTCTTGCAGAAGCTGGGGTTGGGGGAATCTCTTTGGTGTCACCCAGACAGAATCAAGGCAACTGCTGCCTGGCCCCTCTCGCTGGCCCCTTACCAGGAATGACCAACCATGAGACACTACAGCAGATCAGCCGTGGATACCGCCTGCCACGCCCAGCTGCCTGCCCAGCAGAGGTCTATGTGCTTATGGTGGAGTGCTGGAAGGGCAGCCCCGAGGAGCGTCCCACCTTTGCCACGCTGAGGGAGAAGCTGAACGCGACACACCGGCGGCTCCATCTGAGCCTCACGTGACCACGTCTCCAGCCCCACAGGCAGCAGTTCTGGCAACTGCTTCCTGAAGGGTGTCTCCCCAGGGAACGCTCGTCACCAACACACACGGGAGATGCTATACACCTGGGAACGGCAACAGCCTGCAAGAACCAAACACACCAGATGGATACATGCAGACGGGGCCTGGTCATGAGTGCCCACTTAGAAGTGAGGGCTGATGTCCTCCTCCTGGCATAGTTTGAATCCCTGGTGTTTCCAAAGTGTTGATAAAGCATCGAAGAAGGGCTGTAAGAAAGTGCTGgacagccgggcgttggtggcgcacgcctttaatcccagcactcgggaggcagaggcaggcggatctctgtgagttcgagaccagcctggtctacagagctagttccaggacaggctccaaaaccacagagaaaccctgtctcgaaaaaccaaaaaaaaaaaaaaaaaaaaaaaaaaaagtgctggacAAAGGAATTCCAACAAAGCCAGCCATTTCCTCCCTGCCCTCACCTCACTCTGGGTTCCTCTGCTCCCTCCTAAGATCAGGGATGAGAAGCCCAATTTCTCTCAAGTCTTACTGTGGATTAGATGGAATATCCGGTGCAAGGGTTCCCAAGCGTATCTCAACCTTTTGAGCTGGGTACTCAGAGGAGACAGTAGCATCACCTGCCCAGCCCACTGCCCCACAGGTACGGGCAAACCTTAGGCACACAGAGTCACCTTCAATAAACGTGTTCCAAATGGATTCACATAGCGGCTCCCAGAATGGAGTGCTGGAGACTCTAAAAGATGGGAGTTGAACCGCACCCAGAGCCAAAGCGGCATTACAGTGTGGACCCCCATGATATTAGCGGTGAAGATTGCCGGAGCCAAGTGAACAGCCCCTTCCAGCTCCCTGGCCTGGGGCTGAAGTCAGAAGGCTCTTCAGTTTCAGAAAGGTGGTCAGAACTCCTAGGCCTTGTCCAGATGCAGAAGGATGGAGATACAGGGAGGGTTCTGACACCAGACAACCTACTTTCTGGGGCAAAGCCCCTGTGGGTCACTTTTGTGTTTGAGCGTGACACCTGCAGAAGTTGGGTCCTGGGTCACTCGACACTTTAACCAGGAGTGGTACTCTGGGGATTAGGGGCCTCTGCTCAGGGACCCAAGGCCATTTCACTCTCCTAGAAGCTGTATCCAGAAGGCTCTAAGGCAGAAAGCCTGGCAGTCCCCTAGAGGAAATGGCATTTGGGGCCAGCTCTGCACCCACTGAGGCCAATTTGTTCATGATCACCAACCATATTTGTGGGTTGGGTAACAGGGAACTGGGAGCTGAACTTCACATGTGACGTGTTAAGTTACAGCAAAGAGTTTGGGGCTGAGCCAGTCATGGGCTTTCTCGTGGGGAAGCAGGGCTGAATAAGAGGGACTGAGGGCATGGATTGCACCATAGATGGAGGTGGTGAGAACCCAGTCAACCTGGCTGCAGGTTCAGAACTGGATGGTCCTAGGAGCTGTGGAGTCCAGGCCGACAGAGTGTGCTGACGGTCTCTGTAGGTGGAAGGGGCAGTTCGGATTGGACTGAGGCTTCTCTGCCTTAACCCGCAGCTCTGATCTCTGGAGGGGAAGAATCTGGAACTGGCAGTTGGCTGCGGGGGTCTCCCTGCtttgccagcacacagagcagcAGTGTGGGTCCAAGGGCTGGTATAAGATGGTAGCATTCTGATGTTAAGAGTGGACACTAGAGACAGGATGGCACAGCCTGGGGAGAAAGATGGCGCTGGGATTGTGGCCAAGCCACGGAAGCAGGTTTGGCTGGG
This portion of the Microtus ochrogaster isolate Prairie Vole_2 linkage group LG8, MicOch1.0, whole genome shotgun sequence genome encodes:
- the Srms gene encoding tyrosine-protein kinase Srms, with protein sequence MRLCPQPGPLGMEPFFRKRLTFLSFFWDKIWPAGEPDEDIPRIQGLDDNPVLEQPAAVEPCSFPAPRSRLFRALYDFTARCAEELSVSRGDRLFALKEEGDYIFAQRLSGPPSTGLVPVTYLAKATPETPSDHPWYFSGISRTQAQQLLLSPANAPGAFLIRPSESSIGGYSLSVRAPTKVCHYRICMAPSGGLYLQEGRLFPSLDALLDYYKTNWKLIQNPLLQPCIPQMPLAQDEWERPRSEFVLRRKLGEGFFGEVWEGLWLGSMPVAVKVIKSADMKLADLTKEIEALKSLRHERLIRLHAICSLGEPVYIVTELMGKGNLQVYLGSPEGKALNLPHLLGFACQVAEGMSYLEERRVVHRDLAARNVLVGDDLTCKVADFGLARLLKDDVYSPSSGSKIPVKWTAPEAANYRVFSQKSDVWSFGILLYEVFTYGQCPYEGMTNHETLQQISRGYRLPRPAACPAEVYVLMVECWKGSPEERPTFATLREKLNATHRRLHLSLT